From Cronobacter turicensis z3032, the proteins below share one genomic window:
- the flgH gene encoding Flagellar L-ring protein, producing the protein MQKTGAQLCPIAIALALTLSGCAWVPSTPLVQGATTAQPAPAPAPVVNGSIFQSVQQINYGYQPLFEDRRPRNVGDTLTIELQENVSASKSSSANASRDGKTNFGLDTVPRYLQGLFGNARADISASGGNTFNGKGGANASNTFSGTLTVTVDQVLANGNLHVVGEKQIAINQGTEFIRFSGVVNPRTISGSNTVPSTQVADARIEYVGNGYINEAQNMGWLQRFFLNLSPM; encoded by the coding sequence ATGCAAAAGACCGGTGCGCAACTCTGCCCTATCGCGATAGCTCTCGCATTAACCCTGTCGGGCTGTGCGTGGGTGCCTTCTACTCCGCTGGTTCAGGGCGCGACGACCGCGCAGCCCGCACCTGCCCCCGCGCCGGTGGTTAACGGTTCCATTTTCCAGTCCGTACAGCAGATTAACTACGGTTATCAGCCGCTGTTCGAAGATCGTCGTCCGCGTAACGTCGGCGACACGCTCACTATTGAGCTGCAAGAAAACGTCAGCGCGAGCAAGAGCTCGTCGGCAAACGCCAGCCGCGACGGCAAGACCAACTTTGGTCTCGACACCGTTCCTCGCTATCTGCAGGGCCTCTTCGGCAATGCGCGCGCCGATATCAGCGCATCCGGCGGCAATACCTTTAATGGCAAAGGCGGCGCTAACGCCAGCAACACCTTCAGCGGCACGCTGACCGTGACCGTCGATCAGGTTCTCGCCAACGGCAACCTGCACGTGGTAGGTGAAAAACAGATCGCCATCAACCAGGGCACAGAATTCATCCGCTTCTCGGGCGTGGTTAACCCTCGCACCATTAGCGGCAGCAACACGGTACCGTCCACGCAGGTGGCGGATGCCCGAATCGAATATGTCGGCAACGGCTACATCAACGAAGCGCAGAACATGGGATGGCTACAGCGTTTCTTCCTTAATTTATCGCCGATG